From a single Nicotiana tabacum cultivar K326 chromosome 8, ASM71507v2, whole genome shotgun sequence genomic region:
- the LOC107786101 gene encoding uncharacterized protein At5g39865 codes for MLLTRTKSKIWVHNPSSPNFSCPSFKDIQTLCSDDSISSNNSPTPTKKPNIFHRVRRVNAILRALSTRPVPELTPKETHKSEPLIQIPGAEKKIVIYFTSLRVIRSTFDDCKAVRTILRSFRVSIDERDVSMDAGFMEELRTILGVREKTKLPLPRVFIGGRYIGGADEIRELHEAGELKKYVEGLTPAAGFGACQVCDGHRFILCDECSGSHKCYSEKGGFRTCSACNENGLIRCPSCYYAPF; via the coding sequence ATGTTGCTAACTCGAACCAAATCAAAGATTTGGGTTCACAATCCCTCTTCCCCAAATTTCTCCTGCCCTTCTTTCAAAGATATTCAAACCCTTTGCTCCGACGATTCAATTTCCAGCAACAACTCACCCACTCCGACCAAAAAGCCCAATATTTTCCACCGCGTCCGGCGCGTTAACGCCATCCTCCGTGCTCTCTCAACCCGACCCGTACCCGAATTGACTCCTAAGGAGACCCATAAATCAGAGCCGTTGATTCAAATCCCTGGAGCTGAGAAAAAGATTGTGATTTACTTCACGAGCCTGAGAGTTATCCGTTCTACATTCGACGATTGTAAAGCCGTGAGAACAATCTTACGCAGCTTCCGGGTTTCGATCGACGAACGAGATGTATCGATGGACGCCGGGTTCATGGAGGAGCTGAGGACAATATTGGGGGTACGTGAAAAGACGAAACTGCCCCTGCCGAGGGTTTTCATCGGCGGGAGGTACATTGGTGGAGCGGACGAGATTCGGGAGCTGCATGAAGCCGGCGAGCTGAAGAAGTACGTCGAAGGGCTGACTCCGGCGGCGGGCTTCGGCGCGTGCCAAGTGTGTGACGGCCATAGATTTATCCTCTGCGACGAGTGCAGTGGGTCCCACAAATGTTACAGTGAGAAAGGTGGATTCAGGACTTGCTCGGCTTGTAATGAGAATGGTTTGATCAGGTGCCCTTCTTGTTACTATGCGCCATTTTGA